tggtttacCTCCTAAAATAAAATTCCTGTCAAGGGCACATTTGGAACGCAAGAATTTTATAGAAATTACATCGAAATTTCataggaatcagttcaatttcacagaaAAAACGCAGGAACGGAAAAAAATCTCGCATTCCAAACAGGCCATAAATGTttcgacacatgcatggagtattaaatatagactaattacaaaactaattacacaacttgcgactaatttgagagatgaatcttttaagtctaattagtccatgatttgatagcgtgatgctacagtaaatacgtgctaatgatggattaattagacttaaaaaattcatctcacaaattagcctccatctatgtaattagttttataattaatctatatttaatgctccttattagtatctaaacattcattatgacataaattttaggagcgactaaagaaccaaacaccccataAAACTGTTTCGCTTGCCATTGCAGAGTGCGTGCTCGCCTTGCCCATTGGGTCCACACGTAGGCCCATGTTGCGCCAACCGCAGGTGCTCGACCCTGCCGTCCTAGAGCCGgttcgtttggccgtggcttgtcataaacgatcataaatttttagtcggaatagaatttttctctcacacaaaccagctagCCAATCGAACAGGCTGCTAGGGGTGCTCGCAGCCTCCCACATGTGCTTCCAGGAAGCTTGCCCAGGGGTGCCATGGCCTCGAGCCTAGGGCGCCGAGCAAGTGCTCGCCCAGGGTCGTGCAGTGCTCGCCACTCCGTTGGCGCACCGGCGAGCTCCCCGACGACGAGCCTTCATTCGTCCAAACACCAAGGTGTTATTGTGCTAAAAGCGCaagttgcaaacgtatgtttaaagtgtttcagatatttcatctggatgttgtaaaagtagactaggatgttgcaaatgttgtaatagctatacacgtatgttgcaagtgtatgttccaaatgtttcagctatttttttagaagcatgttgcaaatgtgttctaaatgttttagctatttcatctagatattgtatgtgtttcatctgGAAATTACATACGTTGTAGCGACTATagacgtactccctccgtccccatTTGACCGTCGTTTtaagccccctttggcacggctcatccaaaacggattcaccggtgaagccaaagccggtgaagccagaaaagctAGCTTTTCCCggtttctagttcattttaaccccggcttacaaaacggcttcacgctacagtacctcgatttgcgcaaaatagatgaagccgaagccggcataagccgtgccaaagagacccttatggccccgtttggcacggctcgcACTTTTCTATCTCACTGTAGTAAAAagccggttttctctctcttACTTTTCTATCTCACTGTAGCACGGGCACTGTagccagtggcggatgcacgatgcgggataagggggggctaaaacaatggagatgttgatttgcatgaagatttaatggtgaaatcaagcttttgctacagtgattaggcttgaaatcaagacattaggggggctggagcccccccagccccccctttggatccgccactgacTGTAGCAACGCGGGGAAAAGCCAGAAAAAACGGCTTCTCCGGCTTCGATGAGCAGTACCGATGTCAGTGAgagggggaggggaggagagagaaaaccggcttttgctacagtgttgctacagtgtttTCGTCAGATGAGCCGGAGCCGGCgcgagccgtgccaaacgggcccTAAATAGAGGAGCTGGAGGGGAGCAACGGGATCTGGCTGGATCGGCCCACTGCTTCCCGATTGATGAAACGCTTGGACTGGAAGTGTTAAAATTTTTGGGCTGGACCTAACTTAAGTGACGACCAAGGCATGCAGTGGCGGCCCAAGAAAGAGTCCACGTCGAATGATCTACCGTGATGAggtcccctcaaaaaaaaaaaaaatctaccgTGCCCCAGTTATCTAGCTAGCTTGCTAGCTAGTACAAGTGCATGTCACTTCTAGCTAACAATACGCGTTCATCCGTCCAacaatcgtatacgagcaagccaTATTTacggctgactggtttggtgtgagaaaaaaatattattctaatttataatctacgatcgtatacgagcgaATAGGGTGCTGACTCTTGGAAAACAGTCATGGGGCCCACCACCGGCCAACCATACTGCGTCGGATTTGCAGGCGAGGCGAGTGCACAGAGAGAAAAGGAGACGTGGGCCAGTgcgagtaattttttgaagtggtcaAACCAACGTCTTCtcttttgctcaaaaaaaaaaatcttctctTTGGGCTAGTCGTTCTTTTTAGTGAAACCACTTGTGATGGTGACATGATCCTCGGGCATGCATCTTCCCATTTTACTCTTCTTTGCACTAAGCAACTTACATCGAGTTACATTACACGCACACTATATAtgtatgtatttttaccctagcCACCCAAGCAACCGAGGCTCGTCCACCTCCGCGACGAGGATGAAGGCGTTGATGGAGACGATGAGGTCACCGTAGGAGTCGATGCTACTTCGCAGATCACGCAACCGCGTGGCCATGGCCCTGCCTCTCCGGAGACGCGCAAACAGCGTGCTCCCGTTGTAGGACTCCACGAGGTCGTCGGCGTCCCTGAGTGCATTGGTCAGTAGATGCCCTAACTCCACGTGCTGTTGAATGATCCAGCAGCCGGCTGGTGAGTGCAGGAGCGCTCGGAGCATCCGCACGCGCTCCTCCAGCTTCCTGCATTCCTTGTTCATCTCATGGAACTGCAGAAAACTTGCCGCGATGGCGACGATGGTGATGGCGTCCACTCCGAACAGCTGAAGCAGGTTGGCCGCCTTTCCGACGATGTCCCAAAACGCAGCCATTTCGTGCACGAAATGGATATCTCAGGATATGAGTGAACCCGCTGGTGGTGGTAGAGTGCACAAGGTATATATGAGGGAACGTGCTAGTAACTATATATAGCAAGATGATGAAAGCAAGGATGCATGTCTCGATCGATCTGATGGCAAATTTGCAATAATGCACGCCGGCAGGCTCTGTACGTATGTAGATTCGTCGTTTCTTCCTACGGTTGAAGTGTGCCTCGAGAAGAGTTGGGCTCGCTTCCAAGGTCAGGACGGTTTCAGTATGAGTTACCCAGTGGCGCCATGCGAGCACAGGAGTACCTCTGGTTCATGCTGCGGAGGCCTTGTGCTTCACTGCTGCGGCACCTCAGAAACTCCACCCCAAACTTgttgggggggtgggggggggggggggggggggagcactGACTTGAGATGGATGTCTCAGGAACTCCCACCGGACCTCCCCCGCAGGCTCCGGCCGTGCTTTGTTCTCGAGGGCTCCACCGTTGTGCAGCCAGCGTCGAGCAGTAGTATTTCGATGGCAAGGGACGGCGTTCACCCCAAAGGAGGAAAAGAGCAGGAAACTGTCGGGGTACACAGACAAAGTGCAAACACGCACTGCGATGAACATCCCACACGCCTGACAATGCAGTCGTCCGGAACATCCGAGGGAGCTCCACCGGACTCCCCGCGGACTCCCCAAAGCGCAGGCAATGTAGCGGAGCACTCCCGTAgcagagccaagaggtcttgtagtggtgccgaccacttcaagactgaggctgagcactcctacagtggtgctgAGCACTGCAGGAGTAGTGACGAACTGTCCAGAAATAGTGTCGAGCACtgcaaccagggtgccgagcactcaggCGGAACAGGaaactccatcaacactgatcgagttcgcctcacctccaagtgacatcactaagtttgtggatgccttccacgagttcgcctcacctccaagtgatatcactaagttcgtggatgccttccacgaaggtgaggaggtgcggttccacagactggacgacatcgtcggtggcacagggccctcaggcctggctggtcggctgctcaatgatcaagagctgctgctcgtcagcgcagaggaaccacccacgttcgcgctggccgagcgcgacagaaactggcgacgggcgatgctggaagAGATGAAGGCGATTGAGAAAAACGAGACATATCAGCTCGTCGAttcacctccaggatgccgtccgatcagcctgaagtgggtgtacaaggtcaagcgggacaagctcagcgccattgtcaagcacaaggcgcgcctcgtcgcccgatGCTTTGTTCAGCGTGAGGGCATAGACTTTAAAGAGGTCTTTGCGCTAGTAGTGCGCATGAAATCTGTCAGTTTGCTACTAgtcttggcagcagcaaaggaccggcgcgtccatcacttggacgttaaatcgcccttcctcaacggcgagctggcgaagacggtcttcgttaggcaacctctaggtttcgtcgtcaagggagaggatcacagggtgctccgactgcgcaaggcgctctacgggctgcggcagaccccacgagcatggaacgccacgctgggtgagcttgggttccAGCTGtatgcaaccgagcacgcgctctacacgcggcgacgagaaggaggagctcgtcgtcggtgtatatgtggacgacttgatcgtcaccggcgcgcgcacggaggacatcaacagcttgaagtgcgagatggcggctcgttttcgaatgagcgatctcgacgtactctcctactaccttggcatcgagATGAGACGGGGGAAGGAGAAACTCACGCtcagtcagagcgcgtatgcctcaaagctgttggagcggagcggcatgactgagtgcaagccatgcgtgactccgatgaagGAGCGGCTAAAGTTggcgaaggccagcaccgcggcgaaggtggatgcaacactctaccggagcatcgtcggcggtctgcactacctagtccacacgaggccggacattgtgttcgccgtgggctacgtcagtcgctttatggaagatcccagagaggatcactgggctgcggtgaaacggctactgcgctacatCAAGAGGACGGTagatcaggggatcatcttcccaaagactggcgggagtaggctgcagctcactgtggtcagcgatgcagacatggcgggggacatcgacggacgacggagcacctctggcgtgttcttcttcctcgggtcggatccaatttcatggctgtcgctgaaacagaaggtggtggcattgtctacgtgcgaggcagagtacgaagcggcggccacagcggcgtgccaagttgtgtggctacgccggctgctgggcgagctgaccaacgtggaagctcacccaccagtactgatggtggacaaccagcccaccatcgctctcgcgaagaatccggttctgcacgaccgaAGCAAACATATCGACGTGAAGTCCCACTT
This sequence is a window from Miscanthus floridulus cultivar M001 chromosome 10, ASM1932011v1, whole genome shotgun sequence. Protein-coding genes within it:
- the LOC136489824 gene encoding protein MID1-COMPLEMENTING ACTIVITY 2-like, whose product is MAAFWDIVGKAANLLQLFGVDAITIVAIAASFLQFHEMNKECRKLEERVRMLRALLHSPAGCWIIQQHVELGHLLTNALRDADDLVESYNGSTLFARLRRGRAMATRLRDLRSSIDSYGDLIVSINAFILVAEVDEPRLLGWLG